The Anaerolineae bacterium DNA window GTTGGGATGAGGGTCCACGCGCACGATCTGGCCGACGAAAATCTTGTCCCGGTCCCACCAATCGCCGATGCGCTCGATGCCGACGACTTCCAGGCCGGCCAGCGTCAGCCGCTCGGCCAGCTCGTCTACCGTTATATCCCCGATGTCCACATATTCTTTCAGCCAGCTCAATGGTACACGCATGGTTCACTCTCCCTTATCCGATGGCCCATCAATGGAATTGTCCCAGGAACCGCAGGTCGTTGGAGAAGAAGTAGCGGATGTCCTCGATGTGGTTCTTGAGCATGGCGATGCGCTCGATGCCCATGCCGAAGGCAAAGCCGCTCCACTCGTTCGGGTCGTAGCCGCCGTTGCGCAGGACGACGGGGTGCACCATGCCGGCGCCGGCGATCTCCAACCAGCCGGTGTGCTTGCACAGACTGCACCCCTTCCCGCCGCACAGGATGCAGTCCATGTCCACTTCCACGCTCGGCTCGGTGAAGGGGAAATGGCTACAGCGGAAGCGCAGTTTGCGCTCCGGCCCGAACATCTGCCGGGCGAAATGGATCATCGTGCCCTTCAGATCGGCCATGGTGATGTGCTTGCCCACGGCCAGCCCCTCGACCTGATGGAACATGTGCTCGGAGCGCACGGTCACCTGCTCATAGCGGTAGCATTTGCCCGGCAGGATGGCGCGGATGGGCTCCGGGTGATAGGCGCGCATGACGTGAATCTGCCCGGGCGAGGTATGGGTGCGCATCACCACATCCTTGTTGATGTAGAAGGTATCCCACATGTCGCGCGCCGGGTGATGGGGCGGCATGTTCAACAGCTCGAAGTTGTACTCGTCGGTCTCCACCTCGCGCGAGCGGTAAATCTGGAAGCCCATCTGGGTGAAGATATGGTAAATCTCGCGTAGGGTCTGGGTGGAGGGGTGCAGGCGGCCGATCGCCGGCCGGCGGCCCGGCAGGGTCACATCCACGGCCGCGGCGCGCAGGGCGCGCTCGACCACCTCCTGCTTGAGGACCTCCAGCCGTGCCTCATAGGCGGCCTCCCGCCGGCCCTTGAC harbors:
- the pheS gene encoding phenylalanine--tRNA ligase subunit alpha → VKGRREAAYEARLEVLKQEVVERALRAAAVDVTLPGRRPAIGRLHPSTQTLREIYHIFTQMGFQIYRSREVETDEYNFELLNMPPHHPARDMWDTFYINKDVVMRTHTSPGQIHVMRAYHPEPIRAILPGKCYRYEQVTVRSEHMFHQVEGLAVGKHITMADLKGTMIHFARQMFGPERKLRFRCSHFPFTEPSVEVDMDCILCGGKGCSLCKHTGWLEIAGAGMVHPVVLRNGGYDPNEWSGFAFGMGIERIAMLKNHIEDIRYFFSNDLRFLGQFH